ACCTTGGTGGTCTGGTCGGCCCGGCCCAACCAGCCGCGGATGCGCGGTGCGGTGCGCCCGGTCGGGCAGGGGCCCGGCAGGATGGCCGACAGGTCGCCGGTGCCGAAGCGGATCAGCGGGTAGTCGCGGTTCAGCGTGGTGACCACCACCTCGCCGACCTCACCCTCGGGCACCGGGTCGCCGGTGCCGGGGCGCACGATCTCGACGATCACGCCCTCGTCGATCACCAGGCCCTGGCGAGCCGCGGTCTCGTAGGCGATCAGGCCCACGTCGGCGGTGGCGTAGCACTGGTAGCCCTCGATGCCACGCTCGCGCAGCCAGTCGCGCAGCGAGGGCGGGAAGGCCTCGCCGCTGACCAGCGCCTTGGTGATGCTGGCGATGCTGGCGCCGGTCTCGGCCGCTTTCTCGACCAGGATCTTCAGGAAGCTCGGCGTGCCGGCATAGGCCTGCGGGCGCAACTCGGCAATCGCCTGCAGCTGCAGCTCGGTGTTGCCCACGCCACCCGGGAAGACCGCACAGCCCAGCGCGTGGGCGGCGGTCTCCATCATCGAGCCGGCGGGGGTGAGGTGGTAGCTGAAGCTGTTGTGGATCAGCTCGTCGGCCGCAAAGCCCGCGGCGCGCATCGCGCGGGCCAGCCGCCAGTAGTCGGCGCCGCTGCCTTCGGGCTCGTAGATCGGGCCGGGCGACTGGAACACCCGCCGCGCACCGCGCGTCACGAGCTGGCCGCGCCAGCCGATCGCCGCGAAGCCGCCCATCGCGTCCTGGGCGCGCCGTGCCTTCTGGCGCTCCAGCAACTCGCCCTTGCGCGTGACCGGCAGGCCGGCCAGGGCGGCACGGCTGGTGATGGCGGTGGCGTCGATGCCGGCCAGGATCTCGCCGAAGGCCGCGGTGCGTGCCTGCGCATGGGCGATCTGCGCCGGCAGTGCGGCCAGCAGGGCCGCCTCACGCTCTGCGGGGTCACGCGTTTCCAGCGCGTCGAGGGGAGTTGTCTCACTCATCGTCATCGCTCCAGGCGCTGAGTTGTTTCTTGAGTTGGGCCACGAAGTCGCGCAGCTCGGCGCTCGACTTCAGGGTTCGGTTCTGCCACTGCGGACTGCTGCGCGAGGGCCGCTTCACGACGCTCGCGCTGATTTCGCCACCCACCACCACCGCCTTGGCGATGGCCACACCGCGCCGTTCGAACTGCCCGCCGCGCTCGGTCAGGCCGGCCTCGCGCAGGTCCCGCCGCAGCCGCTGCAGCGCTTCATCGGGCTTGAACGGCGGCGGGGCGAAGCCCCATTCCTCTGACATCGAGAGTCTCTCCGGAAGGCTGTGTTCGTCCAGCGATCACCGCGGATCTGGCTTTGCCAGGCCGCCGGTGATGCCCCCTTGAGGGGGCGCGCGTCAGCGCGTACGGGGGTGGGTCAGGCCAGCCAGCGCTTGCGGCGCTTGTAAGACTTGACATCCTTGAAGCTCTTGCGATCCCCGCCGCCCACGCCGAGGTAGAACTCCTTGACGTCCTCGTTCTCGCGCAGGGCCTTGGCCTCGCCGTCCATCACGATGCGGCCGTTCTCCAGGATGTAGCCGTAGTCGGAGTACTTCAGCGCGATGTTGGTGTTCTGCTCGGCGAGCAGGAAGGTCACACCCTCCTTGGTGTTGAGGTCCTTCACGATCTCGAACACCTCCTCGACGATCTGCGGCGCCAGGCCCATGCTGGGCTCGTCGAGCAGCACCATCTTCGGGTTGGCCATCAGCGCGCGGCCGATGGCGCACATCTGCTGCTCGCCGCCCGAGGTGTAGGCCGCCTGGCTGCTGCGGCGTGTCTTCAGGCGCGGGAAGTAGT
The Sphaerotilus microaerophilus DNA segment above includes these coding regions:
- a CDS encoding phenylacetate--CoA ligase family protein; amino-acid sequence: MSETTPLDALETRDPAEREAALLAALPAQIAHAQARTAAFGEILAGIDATAITSRAALAGLPVTRKGELLERQKARRAQDAMGGFAAIGWRGQLVTRGARRVFQSPGPIYEPEGSGADYWRLARAMRAAGFAADELIHNSFSYHLTPAGSMMETAAHALGCAVFPGGVGNTELQLQAIAELRPQAYAGTPSFLKILVEKAAETGASIASITKALVSGEAFPPSLRDWLRERGIEGYQCYATADVGLIAYETAARQGLVIDEGVIVEIVRPGTGDPVPEGEVGEVVVTTLNRDYPLIRFGTGDLSAILPGPCPTGRTAPRIRGWLGRADQTTKVRGMFVHPSQVAEVLRRHPEALRARLVVEGEMASDRMGLWVEVPADAPASLAEALAGSVRDVTKLRAEVKLVAPGSLPNDGKVISDERSLA
- a CDS encoding ABC transporter ATP-binding protein, with product MSQNILLNVNGIEVIYNHVILVLKGVSLQVPEGKVVALLGGNGAGKTTTLRAVSNLLAGERGEVTKGSIELRGERIEKLSTSDMVNRGVVQVMEGRHCFAHLSIEDNLMTGAYTRTDGKAAVAQTLEKVYNYFPRLKTRRSSQAAYTSGGEQQMCAIGRALMANPKMVLLDEPSMGLAPQIVEEVFEIVKDLNTKEGVTFLLAEQNTNIALKYSDYGYILENGRIVMDGEAKALRENEDVKEFYLGVGGGDRKSFKDVKSYKRRKRWLA